Proteins from one Salinispora arenicola genomic window:
- a CDS encoding ABC transporter ATP-binding protein: MPAEVDGDPAPTTGRHPLDSLWRLRRYLRPYAREFAWLFLAGLAAMAAGIAVPLVAQRVVDGPVARQDPAGLFRLAGLALLFGLVEAVLIFIRRWVQSSSSVGIETAIRADIYAHLQRLPASFHDRWQSGQLLSRITTDLSVIRRFLSFGLLFLVLNLVTYAVVVALLIRLHPVLGLLVAASAVPLFLVARRFARAYHAASRKMQDQQGDLATLVEETAQGLRTTKAYGRGPELAARFTVGAVALHDTAVSKGRLLADTSARLDLVPNLTLGVVLVAGAGAAAGGTLTIGELVAFVSLQLMLIWPVQGLGWIIAGGQEAATAADRIREVLDTPPAILDAPGAVAPPRSQVCGRLRFEGVSFRYPGAREPVLRAVDLTIEPGETVALVGATGSGKSTLLSLVPRLHDVTGGRVTVDGYDVRGLRLATLRRLVGVAFEEPTLFSMSVWENVTLGRPDADDEEVRAALTLAQATFAYDLPWGLATRVGEQGLSLSGGQRQRLALARTVLGRPALLVLDDPLSALDVHTEALVESALRRVLHATTALVVVHRPATIALADRVALLEDGRITALGRHSDLLATVPGYRALLSAEPRPRPSGHDPAPGGLVRS, from the coding sequence GTGCCTGCGGAGGTTGACGGCGATCCGGCCCCCACCACGGGCCGACATCCGCTCGACAGCCTCTGGCGCCTGCGGCGCTATCTGCGGCCGTACGCGCGGGAGTTCGCCTGGCTGTTCCTCGCCGGCCTGGCCGCCATGGCAGCGGGAATCGCCGTGCCGCTGGTGGCCCAGCGGGTGGTGGACGGCCCGGTCGCCCGGCAGGATCCGGCGGGGCTGTTCCGCCTCGCCGGCCTGGCGCTGCTGTTCGGGCTCGTCGAAGCAGTGCTGATCTTCATCCGCCGCTGGGTACAGTCGTCCTCCTCGGTGGGGATCGAGACGGCCATCCGCGCCGACATCTACGCCCACCTGCAACGGCTGCCGGCCAGTTTCCACGACCGGTGGCAGTCCGGTCAGCTCCTCTCCCGGATCACCACCGACCTCTCGGTGATCCGCCGATTCCTCTCCTTCGGCCTGCTCTTCCTCGTCCTGAACCTGGTCACGTACGCCGTCGTGGTGGCGCTACTGATCCGGCTGCACCCCGTGCTGGGCCTCCTGGTGGCGGCCAGTGCCGTACCACTGTTTCTTGTCGCGCGACGGTTCGCCCGCGCCTACCACGCCGCCTCCCGGAAGATGCAGGACCAACAGGGCGACCTGGCCACGCTGGTCGAGGAGACCGCGCAGGGGCTACGCACGACGAAGGCGTACGGGCGAGGTCCGGAGTTGGCCGCCCGGTTCACCGTCGGCGCCGTGGCGCTGCACGACACCGCGGTCAGTAAGGGACGGCTACTTGCCGACACATCCGCCCGGCTCGACCTGGTGCCGAACCTGACCCTGGGCGTTGTCCTGGTCGCCGGCGCGGGTGCCGCCGCCGGCGGCACCCTCACCATCGGCGAACTGGTGGCGTTCGTCAGCCTCCAGCTCATGCTGATCTGGCCGGTGCAGGGCCTGGGGTGGATCATCGCCGGTGGGCAGGAGGCGGCCACCGCTGCCGACCGAATCCGGGAGGTACTGGACACCCCACCCGCGATTCTGGACGCTCCCGGTGCCGTCGCCCCACCCCGGTCCCAGGTATGTGGGCGGCTGCGGTTCGAAGGTGTGTCGTTCCGTTACCCGGGTGCCCGCGAACCCGTGCTGCGGGCCGTCGACCTGACCATCGAGCCGGGCGAAACGGTGGCCCTCGTCGGCGCGACCGGCTCCGGCAAGAGCACCCTGCTGTCGCTGGTACCCCGACTGCACGACGTCACCGGCGGTCGGGTCACCGTTGACGGGTACGACGTGCGGGGCCTGCGTCTGGCGACGCTGCGCCGCCTGGTGGGAGTGGCCTTCGAGGAGCCGACGCTCTTCTCCATGTCGGTGTGGGAGAACGTGACGCTCGGCCGACCCGACGCCGATGACGAGGAGGTGCGGGCCGCGCTCACGCTGGCGCAGGCCACCTTCGCCTACGACCTGCCGTGGGGGCTGGCCACCCGGGTCGGCGAGCAGGGCCTGTCGCTCTCCGGCGGGCAACGGCAGCGGCTCGCACTCGCCCGAACCGTGCTCGGCCGCCCGGCCCTGCTCGTGCTCGACGACCCGCTGTCCGCACTCGACGTGCACACCGAGGCCCTCGTCGAATCGGCGCTACGCCGGGTCCTGCACGCCACGACGGCACTGGTCGTGGTGCACCGGCCGGCCACGATCGCGCTCGCCGACCGGGTCGCCCTGCTGGAGGACGGCCGGATCACCGCACTGGGCCGCCACTCCGATCTGCTCGCCACCGTGCCCGGGTACCGCGCGCTCCTGTCGGCGGAACCGCGGCCCCGACCGTCGGGGCACGATCCGGCCCCCGGCGGCCTGGTGCGCTCGTGA
- a CDS encoding methylated-DNA--[protein]-cysteine S-methyltransferase, whose product MNTIDAAVTDTPAGPFGILTGPDGAVRAAGFTADLPALLALTHPSLRAPVRERRDLGPVTAAVTSYLGGELTAIDEVPVEQHTDGVFLAHAWNVLRDLKPGDPVTYSELAGLAGRPAAVRAAAAACARNAAALFVPCHRVLRTDGTLGGYRWGLDVKKWLLSHERQLTAS is encoded by the coding sequence ATGAACACGATCGACGCCGCTGTCACCGATACGCCCGCTGGCCCGTTCGGCATCCTCACCGGGCCCGATGGGGCCGTCCGGGCCGCTGGCTTCACCGCCGACCTGCCGGCCCTGCTCGCCCTGACCCATCCCAGCCTGCGCGCCCCGGTACGGGAGCGACGCGACCTCGGCCCGGTCACGGCAGCGGTCACCTCGTACCTGGGCGGCGAGCTGACCGCGATCGACGAGGTGCCGGTCGAGCAGCACACCGACGGAGTGTTTCTGGCACACGCCTGGAACGTGCTGCGGGACCTGAAGCCGGGTGATCCGGTGACCTACTCGGAACTTGCTGGGCTGGCCGGCCGCCCGGCGGCGGTCCGGGCAGCCGCGGCGGCCTGCGCCCGGAACGCCGCCGCGCTGTTCGTCCCCTGTCACCGGGTGCTCCGTACCGATGGGACCCTCGGCGGCTACCGCTGGGGGCTAGATGTGAAGAAGTGGCTCCTGAGTCATGAGCGACAGCTGACGGCAAGCTGA
- a CDS encoding peptidase E has product MGNASNGRTIVAANEPTILATSMGIFAPGRAGRSRRINPVFDLAADLAGAADPRICFLDQAQGDQPAMLTRVYEGFAGSRFRMSHLALFPMPNVDDVRAHLRAQDVIWVGGGSVANLVAVWRVHGLDEILRECWEAGVVVGGVSAGSICWHAGGATDSFGTTLRGFTDGLGWLPYSNGVHYDSEEQRRPLMHRLVGDGTLPTSRCTDDGVGLLYRGERLVEAVADRPGVSAYEVSRGPDGSVRETPIGPRLLD; this is encoded by the coding sequence ATGGGCAATGCATCCAACGGAAGGACGATCGTGGCCGCGAACGAACCCACCATCCTCGCCACAAGCATGGGCATCTTCGCGCCGGGACGAGCCGGCCGGTCCCGGCGGATCAACCCGGTCTTCGATCTGGCCGCCGATCTGGCCGGCGCAGCGGACCCGCGGATCTGCTTCCTCGACCAGGCCCAGGGGGACCAGCCTGCCATGCTGACCCGGGTTTACGAGGGGTTCGCCGGCAGCCGGTTCCGGATGTCCCACCTGGCCCTGTTTCCGATGCCGAACGTCGATGACGTGCGGGCCCATCTGCGGGCACAGGACGTGATCTGGGTCGGCGGCGGCAGCGTGGCGAACCTCGTCGCGGTGTGGCGGGTGCACGGTCTCGACGAGATCCTGCGTGAGTGCTGGGAGGCCGGTGTCGTGGTGGGCGGGGTGTCGGCCGGCTCGATCTGCTGGCACGCGGGCGGCGCCACCGACAGCTTCGGAACCACCCTGCGTGGCTTCACCGACGGGTTGGGCTGGCTGCCGTACAGCAACGGTGTGCACTATGACAGTGAGGAACAGCGGCGCCCGTTGATGCATCGGCTGGTCGGCGACGGCACGCTGCCCACCAGCCGATGCACCGACGACGGCGTCGGTCTGCTCTACCGGGGCGAGCGGCTGGTCGAGGCGGTCGCGGACCGACCGGGTGTGTCGGCGTACGAGGTCAGTCGCGGTCCGGACGGCAGTGTCCGGGAAACTCCGATCGGTCCACGCCTGCTGGACTGA
- a CDS encoding AlkA N-terminal domain-containing protein, whose protein sequence is MDLDFERCYRAVDSRDQRFDGWFYTGVTSTGIYCRPSCPAITPKRENIRFFPSAAAAQEAGLRACRRCRPDATPGSPHWDVRADVVGRAMRLIADGVVDRSGVPGLAAQLGYTERHLHRMLRTELGAGPLALARAQRAQTARTLIETTDLGMAEIAFAAGFGSVRQFNDTVREVYAVAPSELRAVRSRRTNPAGPGTITVRLAYRPPLHVGALLDFLAPRALPGVDEVRAGTYHRGLRLPHGTGEASLTPTDRHVEATLRLSDLRDLAPAVARCRRLLDLDADPTAVDAVLATDPALAAVVTAEPGVRVPRAVDGFEMAVRAVIGQQVSVAAARTTLTRLLNELPTLADRSDGVTGGLHAFPSAEEVRNAPDSAFRMPAARRETLRRLAGAVAAGELDLEPGGDRKETRQRLLALSGIGAWTADYITLRALGDPDVFLPTDVAVRRGAAALGLPSAPDTLHTYADRWRPWRSYAVSRLWRAA, encoded by the coding sequence GTGGACCTGGACTTCGAGCGGTGTTATCGGGCCGTCGACAGCCGTGACCAGCGGTTTGACGGCTGGTTCTACACGGGCGTGACCTCCACCGGCATCTACTGTCGGCCGTCTTGTCCGGCGATCACTCCGAAACGGGAGAACATCCGGTTCTTTCCGTCGGCCGCCGCAGCGCAGGAGGCCGGGCTTCGGGCCTGCCGTCGGTGCCGGCCAGATGCGACCCCGGGCTCACCGCACTGGGACGTCCGCGCCGACGTGGTCGGTCGCGCCATGCGACTGATCGCCGACGGCGTGGTCGACCGGTCCGGGGTACCCGGCCTGGCGGCACAGCTCGGCTACACAGAGCGGCACCTGCACCGGATGCTCCGCACCGAACTGGGGGCCGGCCCGCTCGCGCTGGCCCGCGCACAGCGCGCGCAGACCGCACGGACCCTGATCGAAACCACCGACCTCGGAATGGCGGAGATCGCGTTCGCCGCCGGGTTCGGCAGCGTTCGGCAGTTCAACGACACGGTCCGCGAGGTGTACGCGGTTGCCCCGTCCGAGCTTCGAGCGGTCCGGAGCCGACGGACGAACCCCGCCGGACCCGGAACGATCACCGTACGGCTGGCGTATCGGCCCCCACTGCATGTCGGGGCGCTGCTGGACTTCCTCGCCCCGCGGGCGCTGCCCGGTGTCGACGAGGTGCGCGCGGGGACCTATCACCGCGGCCTGCGGCTGCCACACGGCACCGGCGAGGCTTCGCTGACTCCGACGGACAGGCACGTGGAGGCGACCCTACGCCTGTCCGACCTGCGGGACCTGGCGCCGGCGGTGGCCCGCTGCCGCCGGCTGCTCGACCTCGACGCCGACCCGACGGCGGTGGACGCCGTCCTGGCCACCGACCCCGCCCTGGCCGCCGTGGTCACGGCGGAGCCCGGAGTCCGGGTGCCGCGCGCGGTCGACGGCTTCGAGATGGCCGTCCGCGCGGTCATCGGCCAGCAGGTCTCAGTGGCGGCCGCCCGCACCACCCTCACCCGTCTCCTGAACGAGCTACCCACGCTGGCCGACAGGTCGGATGGGGTGACCGGTGGATTACACGCGTTTCCCTCCGCCGAGGAGGTGCGCAACGCGCCGGACTCAGCATTCCGGATGCCGGCCGCCCGGCGGGAGACGCTGCGCCGGCTCGCGGGGGCGGTTGCCGCCGGGGAGCTCGACCTGGAACCGGGTGGGGATCGGAAGGAGACCCGGCAACGGCTGCTGGCGCTGTCGGGCATCGGCGCGTGGACGGCGGACTACATCACGCTCCGCGCGTTGGGCGACCCGGACGTGTTCCTTCCCACCGACGTTGCCGTCCGCCGGGGCGCTGCCGCCCTCGGTCTACCTAGCGCCCCGGACACCCTGCACACGTACGCCGACCGCTGGCGCCCCTGGCGCTCATACGCGGTGAGCCGACTTTGGAGAGCAGCATGA